Within the Enterobacter bugandensis genome, the region CGCGACGCGGTCGCCCCTATCGATCTGATCCTGCTAAAAGACTGCCTCTGGCACGACGCAGAAGGCATGAACCTGATGCAGCAGCAGCTGGACGTTTTGATGACCGGGCACGCCTGGGGGCAGCAGGCGATGCTCAACCAGCTGGGGGCGATTGCCCAACGGCGCATTCAGCTCCAGCAGCAGCAAAGCGATAAAACCGCGCTAAAAGTGAACCGACTGGGCGGCATGTTCGCCCGCAAACCGCATTACGAGCTACCCGCCGATCTGACCGGCACGACGCTGACACTGCTGCTCCAGCAGCCCCTCAAGCTGCATGATATGCAGGTGGTGCACATTACGATTGAACGCGAGCCGCTGGCGCAGTGGCTGGATAAGGGCGGGGAGATCCGCGGAAAGCTCAACGGCATCGGTTTCGCGCAGCCGCTGAATATGGAAGTGGACAGCAGTCAGCACCTGGTGATCCGCGACGTGAGCCTTCAGGGATCGCGTCTTGCGCTTCCCGGCACCGCCTCGGACAGCGTGCCGGAAGAGATTAAACAGCAGCTGGAAGCGCTGGATACCGAATGGCATCAGCAGCACACCCGCTTCAGCGAGCAGCAAAAATGCCTCTTTATTCATAGCGACTGGCTAGGTCGCATTGAAGCCAGCCTGCAGGACGTCAGCGCGCAGATCAAACAGGCGCGTCAATGCTAACGCTGGACACGCTCAATATGATGCTGGCCGTCAGCGAGGAAGGGTTGATCGAGGAGGTGGTGATTACCCTTCTGGCATCGCCGCAGCTGGCGGCCTTCTTTGAAAAATTCCCGAAACTCAAAAAAGCGATGACGGACGATCTCCCGCGCTGGCGCGACAATCTGCGGCAGCGGTTTAAGGAGACAGAAGTCCCGCCTGAACTGACGGAGGAAGTCGCGGCCTATCAGCAGTGTCAGCGGCTATCGACGCCACAGTTTATCGTCCAGATCCCGCAAACCCTTACCCTGCTCGATAAAGTCCACTCTCCGTTTGCCAGCCAGGCCAGAACGCTGGTCACAGAAAACGTCACCTTTACCCCGGCGCTGCACACCCTCTTTTTACAGCGCTGGCGCCTGAGCCTGGTCGTCCAGGCTACCACGCTGAACCAACAGCTTCTGGATGAAGAACGGGAACAGCTGCTCAGCGAAGTCCAGGAACGCATGACGCTGAGTGGCCAGCTCGAGGAGGTGCTGGTAGAAAATGAAAACGCCGCTGGTCGCCTCTGGGATATGAGCGCCGGGCAGCTGCGGCGCGGGGATTATCAGCTGATCGTGAAGTACGGCGACTTTCTTACCCAGCAGCCGGAGCTGATGAAGCTCGCGGAACAGCTCGGCCGCTCGCGAGAGGCCAAATCGGTCCCAAAGAAAGATGCCCCGATGGAAACCTTCCGCACCCTTGTACGCGAACCGGCTACCGTGCCGGAGCAGGTCGACGGACTCCAGCAAAGCGATGACATCCTGCGCCTGCTGCCGACCGAGCTAAGCACGCTGGGGATGACCGAACTGGAGTATGAGTTTTACCGTCGGCTGGTGGAAAAACAGCTTCTCACCTATCGGCTGCACGGCGAAGCCTGGCGAGAGAAGCTCAGCCAGCGCCCGGTCGTGCATCAGGACTTTGATGAGCAGCCGCGCGGGCCGTTTATTGTCTGCGTGGATACGTCCGGATCAATGGGTGGCTTTAACGAGCAGTGTGCGAAGGCGTTCTGTCTGGCGCTGATGCGCGTGGCGCTCGCTGACCGCCGTCGCTGCTTTATCATGCTCTTCTCCAGCGAAGTCGTGGGCTACGAGCTGACGAACCAGCAGGGCATTGAGCAGGCCATCCGCTTTTTAAGCCAACGTTTTCGCGGCGGCACCGATCTGGCCAGCTGTTTTCGCAGCATTGTAGAACGGATGCAGGGCGGCGACTGGTACGACGCTGACGCGGTGGTGATTTCCGATTTCATTGCCCAGCGGCTGCCGGAAGATGTGGTAAATAAAGTGAAGGAGCTGCAGCGCGTGCACCAGCATCGTTTTCATGCCGTGGCGATGTCCGCACATGGAAAACCCGGCATCATGCGCATCTTCGATCATATCTGGCGCTTTGATACCGGGTTGCGTAGCCGTCTGCTCAGACGCTGGCGGCGTTAATTAAAGAAGAGAATCGACGCTTTCACGTACCTGCTGCGGCCAGACTCCACATTGCACCTGACCAATGTGAGACAGTTGCAGCAGCAGCATGGTCAGACGGGACTGCCCGATACCGCCGCCGATGGTCTGCGGCATTTCACCGCGCAGCAGCGCCTGATGCCACTCTAATTTAAGGCGATCTTCATCACCGGTCACCGCCAGCTGGCGCTTCAGCGCCTCTGCATCCACGCGGATCCCCATCGAAGAGAGCTCAAACGCATCTTCCAGAACCGGGTTCCAGACCAGAATATCGCCGTTCAGACCGGCATATTCGCTTTCGCCCGCGGTGCTCCAGTCATCATAATCCGGCGCACGAACGTCGTGACGTTTGCCATCAGACAGTTTGCCGCCGATGCCAATCAGAAATACCGCGCCCAGTTCTTTGGCGATCGCCCGCTCGCGGCCTTTGGCATCAAGATCCGGGAAGCGGCTCAGCAGTTCCTGGCTGTGGACAAAGTGGATCGTATCCGGCAGGAACGGTACCAGACCAAACTCTTTGCTCACGGCCGCTTCGGTCGCTTTGATCCCCGCGTAGATCGCCTCAACGGTGGATTTCAGCGTGCCGACGTGGCGTTCACCATCTCCCATTACTCGCTCCCAGTCCCACTGGTCAACGTAGACAGAGTGAATTGGGGAGAGGCGGTCTTCATCGGGGCGAAGGGCTTTCATGTGCGTGTAGAGCCCTTCGCCCGCGCTGAAGTCGTGTTGTCCCAGGGTTTGACGCTTCCACTTCGCCAGGGAATGCACCACTTCGAACTGGGCGTCTGGCAGTGTTTTCACTTTCACCTGTACCGCTTTTTCGCATCCAGACAGGTTATCCTGCGTCCCGTCACCCACGCGGCTAAGAATCGGCGCCTGAACTTCAATAAGACCAAGCTTCTCTTCCAGCTGGCGGGAAAAATGGGATTTTACGAAACTGATCTGGCGTTGTTTTGCGATGTAAGCGGTTTTCATTATTTATACTCCTGCGTCCTGTTGATAATGATTAAGCAACAGAACCGGCACTTAATTCAATAACCCATCAACAAAAAGCCACCTTAACTTTTGATTCGTTAAAATAAGACGCTAGAATAGACGTATTCATTAATCTTCATAAGAAAAAGCTATGGAAAATTATCAGATCGACAATCTGGACCGCGGCATCCTTGAGGCCTTAATGGCCAATGCCCGTACAGCCTACGCTGAACTGGCGAAACAGTTTGGCGTCAGCCCGGGAACCATTCACGTTCGCGTAGAGAAGATGAAGCAGGCAGGGATCATTACCGGTGCGCGCATCGACGTCAGCCCGAAGCAGTTGGGTTACGACGTCTGCTGCTTCATCGGCATTATTCTTAAAAGCGCAAAAGACTACCCCTCCGCGCTGGCAAAGCTGAACGCACTCGATGAAGTCACCGAGGCGTACTACACCACCGGGCACTACAGCATCTTTATCAAGGTGATGTGCCGCTCCATCGATGCCCTCCAGCAGGTACTTATCAACAAGATCCAAACAATCGATGAAATTCAGTCCACCGAAACACTGATCTCCCTGCAAAACCCGATCATGCGTACCAT harbors:
- the asnC gene encoding transcriptional regulator AsnC encodes the protein MENYQIDNLDRGILEALMANARTAYAELAKQFGVSPGTIHVRVEKMKQAGIITGARIDVSPKQLGYDVCCFIGIILKSAKDYPSALAKLNALDEVTEAYYTTGHYSIFIKVMCRSIDALQQVLINKIQTIDEIQSTETLISLQNPIMRTIRP
- the viaA gene encoding ATPase RavA stimulator ViaA gives rise to the protein MLTLDTLNMMLAVSEEGLIEEVVITLLASPQLAAFFEKFPKLKKAMTDDLPRWRDNLRQRFKETEVPPELTEEVAAYQQCQRLSTPQFIVQIPQTLTLLDKVHSPFASQARTLVTENVTFTPALHTLFLQRWRLSLVVQATTLNQQLLDEEREQLLSEVQERMTLSGQLEEVLVENENAAGRLWDMSAGQLRRGDYQLIVKYGDFLTQQPELMKLAEQLGRSREAKSVPKKDAPMETFRTLVREPATVPEQVDGLQQSDDILRLLPTELSTLGMTELEYEFYRRLVEKQLLTYRLHGEAWREKLSQRPVVHQDFDEQPRGPFIVCVDTSGSMGGFNEQCAKAFCLALMRVALADRRRCFIMLFSSEVVGYELTNQQGIEQAIRFLSQRFRGGTDLASCFRSIVERMQGGDWYDADAVVISDFIAQRLPEDVVNKVKELQRVHQHRFHAVAMSAHGKPGIMRIFDHIWRFDTGLRSRLLRRWRR
- the asnA gene encoding aspartate--ammonia ligase — translated: MKTAYIAKQRQISFVKSHFSRQLEEKLGLIEVQAPILSRVGDGTQDNLSGCEKAVQVKVKTLPDAQFEVVHSLAKWKRQTLGQHDFSAGEGLYTHMKALRPDEDRLSPIHSVYVDQWDWERVMGDGERHVGTLKSTVEAIYAGIKATEAAVSKEFGLVPFLPDTIHFVHSQELLSRFPDLDAKGRERAIAKELGAVFLIGIGGKLSDGKRHDVRAPDYDDWSTAGESEYAGLNGDILVWNPVLEDAFELSSMGIRVDAEALKRQLAVTGDEDRLKLEWHQALLRGEMPQTIGGGIGQSRLTMLLLQLSHIGQVQCGVWPQQVRESVDSLL